In the genome of Phragmites australis chromosome 9, lpPhrAust1.1, whole genome shotgun sequence, the window CTTCTTTTGTTCCTACTGATCATGCCTTGTATATGCACAATCGTTGTTGAGGGAAAGAGTCTACGCGGCAGCAAGAATTTTccaatttttaataaattccTAGTTTCAAATTTCGTTGGGACAATATGTAATCCAGGTGTTGGTGCAGTCTGTTTTGTTTAGCTCTGACGCCTTGGTGCCATTTGATTCGGATCCTTTTGTGTGAACTGAAATCGAAggaggaaaataaaaaatagtcttGGCATGTACTGTTTTTGACCAAATAGCCGCTAATAGGCTAGTAGAAAGCATATTTCactaattcaaataaattagtACCTTCCACATTATAAGGCATTAACTCGTTCAAGTGGTCGAAAACAGAGGGAGCATGACACAAATTATCTGTTTATTTCAACTACTTTGGCAATTGGATTGTTGCTAGTGTGTGCTCCTTGATTCCACATCGGTTTCTTACTGTCTTCTATAGAGCCTTGAGGCTATTGTGGCATTTATTTCTTTTGGAAGAAATGATTGATGGTGTAGCTATAGCTGTTTTGGACACCAAACGCTAGGAAAAGGTTCCTCTGACGTAGCTAGTTTTACGTCAGAGGAGCACAGTAATTTGTGTCTGTTGCTACAGTTCTCTGACGTAGCTACAGTGCCAAACAGTATTGTTTAGCTACTGTTCACATGGTTACTGTATATCTTTTACTGTTTACCGTGGTACTGTAGCAGACCATCTGATCCGTCGGTTCCAGATCGGATGTCCAAAATTGATTGGACTGCTCTCTGACGTAACGTCAGGGGATCCCATTCCCCAAACGCTAAGCTATGAGCCAATGCGCTGTTGTACTAGCTACGAGCGTTGTAGCTTCGAATAGCTCTGCTATTTGTTGTAGCTTGTAGCTAGCGATAACTTCACTATCCTACATATGTGTCCATAGGACAAGATAACATActaatttaaattctaaatttaTTAGAAGTCACAAATACATTTTATAACATTAAACTATAATAAAAACATACTTCTAAGAAAATATTCAAGCCTACCCCGTGTCGCTCCTGAGGGATGGCTTAGGCGGCCCGAAAACCCTAGCACCGCTTCCCCTCTCCCATCGCTCCTCCCACCTCGTCGCCGCCCAAGTGTGCCGCTAAAAGCCCGTGCGACTACAAGGACGGTGGCAGCGAGGCTTTCCCTCCACCGGTCGCCTCCCTCGTGGCCAGATCTAGGCGTCGATTGGGTCCGGTGAGGCGCTCGCGTCGCGGCGATGGATTCTGACATGTTCCTCATCTCGTCTCTGCGGTATGAtggcttcttcctctcccttcaCCTCCtcaacagcggcggcggcacgacCAGTGGTGGCCTTCGCTGTCAACAACACGCGTGAAGCTTTGCGATGGCGCTGTGGCTCGTACGTGGTGCTGCTCTCAACCTGCGACGAGGCGTTGGGTGCAGTGTCGCACACGACAGTGAGATCTTGCTTGACGATGGGCCACAGGCTCCATCACAACATGATGACCACTGCTGAGGGGCTCAGGAGCGGTCGGGCCGGATTCCACACGGTGCATGCGCGCCTCTCGTGGTTCCATGCCTCTCTTTATGTCTTCTGCACGACGGCATGGTGCAGTGGCCAGATCCACTCACCCGACAGCATGGGGGCATGGCCTGGGGGTGCGGGGGCCTGTTCCGTGCAACTTGCGGTGTGGGGGCTCGACTCGGCGATGCAGTGGTATGATGCGTGTGCGCCTGTTGAAGCAGGGGCTCTGCTCGGCGGCGCGGTGGTCCGGCGGTAGTTCTTCGTGCCCCTGCAAGCCGATTCGGTCTCTTTCCCCTAGATCTAGCCCGCAAGGTACGAAGTGGCCTAGTGTTGACTCAATGGGCAACTCAGGCTTGCTTTGCATTTGCTCGTGTGTGTGGGCGGCAGCCTTAGCGACTGCTCAGTTGCGTGAGTGGTTTGCGGATGCATGATGGGTGGAGCGCGGGGAGTCACAGGTGAAAGTCTAGCCTAGCTGGTTGACTGGTGCCAATAACGGTGATGCCCTTGGGCGTCGTTCTCCTTCCTGGAGGCGTGGTCGTGGCAACTCTCACTCCCTCCGCCCCTGCGGGACTCTCTGGGTGAAAACCCAGTCCGGGCTTTCGGACGGGCGATAGTGGCATTTTTGCATGTCACGTCCTCCTTAGAGGCGTCGCCTTGGAGGTCCATCTCCGAACCGAGGGCTGGGACGTTCGGTGAGGCCTCTACCCCTCGGAGCTACCTCATGCTTCGCAGTGGATGAGTGGCATGTGGGGGGGCGAGCTGCTACATAGTGGAGCGCGATGAAGCCTGGCAACGATGGCATGCAGCAAACTCTCTCTCGCAGGTGTCTTGGTGGTTGTTGTGGGTATGGGTGTGGCCTCGAGGAGATAGATGTTGAGGTCTACTGTGGGAAGTCAGAGCTATTTTGTCACTTTAGCAACAAGCTTCGCAACGATAACTCATGTCGGGCTCCGTCGTTTGTAAGTTGTAGGTGTGTGGTGGTGGGTCACCCTAGGTGGCCGTCCTGGCCATTTCCTGCTGTTTTCAGGGTTTTTGTCAGCTTTTTCTTTCAATAAATCGTACAGTTGTAAGATTTTTAGACCTATTTTCCTCATAAATTGGGTTAACtccattcttctttagtgaattgCAGGAACTTCCTGCCCTTTTTTGAAGGTTCTTCGGAAAAAAACAATGTCTTGCTCTTTTTTAATACTCTCGCATTcgtatttaatattttagattCTAAGACCATAGCTATGATCAACTTATGGATATGTATTAGTGGTTTTAGGTACTTGATTTTCCTTATTTGCTAGTTCTGACTTATCTTGAGCACGTATTTGTTATTTTCTATTATTCTAATATTAAAATGCTATAAAGCATAGCTGCTGCTATTGCTAGCTATAGCTGATGTAGCTTTTTTCTTTGCCTTGCCGCTACGCTGCTACAACCGCTATTTAGAACCTTGGATGGTATGAATATTATACCACATTATCTTGGAGCACTATGATTGGAAATCCAGAACCTGGTATTTTGATTTGCTTCCCTTTTTACTGGATTCATGGTTTACCTGCGCAGATTTAGGAGTATATCTGGCTGAAAAGATGAATAGATACCTAGGAGAACACTGGAAGAATTTTGCCAGTCAGAACTACTTCGACAGTGCTGGAGTTTTCATCTCTGTCATCTGGTCTGGCCCCCTTATCTTCATATCTATTTTCAGCATGGTTAGTGGAGACCTGCCTTGTCCTGCTGTAAAAGTTTATGTTCATTGTAATCTGCTGTCTATTTGCAATTCAGCGTAAATTGTTTATTTTTCAACTCTTTCTGGTCATTCCAGGTCATCAGTCTCATCGCATTATGTCGGCTGATGGTGAAATGGAAGAGAGCAGAACTCAGGCACCGGGCTCAACTTGCTCGTGACAAGCAGGATTGAGAACAATCCTTATTATGGTAGAACTGAATGGTTTAGGGATGTCGATCTTTACTTTGGATTGCATCTTAGAAGGATGTCCAAGAATCAGGTGTTGTAAATGATGGATGTGCTAGCATGTAATGAGCGTCTATTGCTATTATTCTTGCTAAACATGAACTCCAGTAGCACCTGGGCATACTTAATCAGAAAGAGATTTGGCTTGTAGATGCGCTATGACCAGGGGATgtaattttgtttgaaaatgAATATGATGAGCTTGCAAAATCAAGTATTGACTTGTAGATAGCCATTCCATGGCACAAGAGGTTGGAAGCATTctcggaaaaaaaaacacaaaatacTTAGTATTATGTTTTAGCTGGATCTTTTCTTATTACGCATTGGTGCATAAATACGTGCATCACTGGTTATGACTAAGATATTTACACATTACAACTGAAACAAAATTGTGTAGGCAACGTGATCACAATTTCTTAGCTTCTTAGCTGATAGAGAATTCCTGAACTTTTTCTTAAACAAGAAAAAACCTAGGGTCCCAAGGAACGGCCAAGATGTTACAACAGCTATGTAAGCAAGCAACCAGAATGACCTCCCCTAGGATCGAGTGAGCTAGTTTATGGATCTCTTGACAAGTGCAATGGCATCACAGATTTTATTCAATAATCGTACAGTTGTAAGATTTTTAGACATGTTTTCCTCATAAATTGGGTTAACtccattcttctttagtgaattgCATGAACTCCCTACCCTTTTTTGAAGGTTCTTTAGAAAAAACATAGCAAGACATCATGTCTTGCTCTTTTTTAATACTCTAGCATTCGTATTTAATATTTTGGATTCCAAGACCATAGCTATGATCAACTTATGGATATGTATTAGTGGTTTTAGGTACTTGATTTTCCTTATTTGCTAGTTCTGACTGAAACAAAATTGTGTAGGCAACGTGATCACAATTTCTTAGCTTCTTAGCTGACAGAGAATTCCTGAACTTCTTCTTAAACAAGAAAAAACCTAGGGTCCCAAGGAACGGCCAAGATGTTACAACAGCTATGTAAGCAAGCAACCAGAATGACCTCCCCTGGGATCGAGTGAGCTGGTTTATGGATCTCTTGACAAGGGCAATGGCATCACATATTTTATTCGCATATAGTTCTTCTTGATGTTTCTGAAATTCTCCATGACCTTGGACAGGCGTTGCGTTCCCTCGTGAGCTCCTTTTATTCTCCACCCCACTATCACACTCATTATGTATTCCTCTGGTGTTTTCATTCTGTTGTACAGCAATCATGCCTTCATTGAGTTCAATTTCATCAACTATGCAAGGAGTCATCATTGTCAGGACCATCATTTGCTGCTGCAGCTACTATTCTGTTTTCCATGAAGTTCACATATGGGCTCTTGTCGATCAATGATTCCAACGAAGAGTGCAAATCATGCTCATGTGCCTGCATTCCAATGTCATGTTACATCATCTTCTGGAAAGAAGTTTCAGAAGAAGATACACCTTCCGGCTCACCTGCTCTGCAGCGAGCTAGGATCTGCACTTGGTTCTTGGTGGTTCCCCTACGGGGTTTCACGTCCGCTTTAAGTCAGATAGGCATTTCCGGTTCTCGGTTTCCTCTAAGCATgtttgtatgcttatttgtgcACTCAAGAGAATCACTACTAAGCACTTCGGTGTCTACTTCCATCTCTGGAGAGATGGTGTGCTGGATTGGATCCGGGAGAGTGAGCGCTGGTCAAGGGAGGAAGATAGCCAATGGATCCTGGTTTTTCGTAAGGGAAACCTAAACCACATGCCCACCTTAAATGGGTTTCCTTTGCTTCTCCCTTGTGCTTCCCACTCCCTCAAAAAacatcttctccttcttctatGGTTTTCTCGTTGAAGATAGGTCAGATCAGGTGCCCAATTCTCAATTCTTCCCCTGTTCTTCTAAGTCACTTCAAGAGTTCttgttcttcctcgtcttcgaACTTGGTCCATGTCTAAAGAATATGTCCCATTTGAAATCCAGTCTATCAGCAAAAAATGTCCTTTCCAATGTCGTGCTGTCTCATCTACACTGCCCGAGAGAGGGCTAGGATAGAAGTCTAGGCCAACTACCCACTAGGGAGCTAAGAGGGCAAAATATTACAAACAACTGGAAAAGAGATCAGCAACGTCCCTTCCCAAGGCGGGAAAGTTGGTTACCCGAGGCAACATTTTGGGAATCGCTCAAAGTATTCATTACATCATCTTGCAATAGGAAA includes:
- the LOC133929934 gene encoding uncharacterized protein LOC133929934, producing the protein MEEVQAAVTAHLDQVSGLVQALSSELRRGMGPATDNLGTFVHVVDWTEPWLMCLMAFHAILLLTAVGLRRNANFQLFLLFLAYLGVYLAEKMNRYLGEHWKNFASQNYFDSAGVFISVIWSGPLIFISIFSMVISLIALCRLMVKWKRAELRHRAQLARDKQD